The genomic DNA ACTATGAGCGAGCCTCTCGACCTCGAACGCACGGCGGCCATGAGCCGCGCCGACCGTGACCACCTCGTCCACGGCTTCGTGCCGCTGTCGAAGCATCAAAAGGACGGCGTGCCGGTGTTCGTCCGGGCGGAGGGAGTCTACTTCTGGGACTCCCTGGGCAAGCGCTACATCGACGGCCTCGCCACCCTGTGGAACGTCCACGTCGGCCACGGCCGGAAGGAGATCACCCGGGCCGTGGCGGAGCAGATGGACCGGCTGGCCTACGCGCCCACGCTCATCGGGCCCACTTCCGAGCCCACCGTTCGGCTTGCGTCCCGGCTCACGGAGATGGCGCCGGAGGGGTTGACCCGGGTGGTGTTCACCTCGGGGGGCTCCGAGACCAACGAGAGCATGATCCGGTTGGTGCGGTCCTACTGGAAAGCCAAGGGCCAGCCCAACAGGACGCAGTTCGTCACCCTTAACCAGGGCTACCACGGTTCCTCCAGCGGCGCGGCTATGCTCACCGGCATTCCGCTCTTCAACCAGCAAATGGAACCGGGCCTGCCCGGCGTGCACCACATGGCGCGGCCCCACTGCTACCGTTGCGAGCTGGGAAAGACCTGGCCCGACTGCCGGCTCGCTTGCGCCGACGAGTTGGAGCGGCTGGTGGAGCGGGAGGGCACGGACGCCATTGCGGCCTTCGTGGCCGAGCCCGTGCAGGGCGTGGGCGGGGTCATCGTCCCGCCCGAGGGTTGGCTCGCGAGGATTCGGGAGATCTGCGACCGGCATGGTATCCTGATGGTCTGCGACGAGGTGATCACCGGCTACGGGCGCACCGGCAGCCTGTTCGCGTGCGCGGGCGAGGGCGTCACGCCGGACGTGCTGGTCACCGCCAAGGGCATCACCAGCGGCTATCTGCCCCTGGGCGCCATGCTCTTCCGCGAGGAGATCTTCCAGACGCTCCTGGCCAAGGCCGACGACGCCTTCTACCACGGCTACACCTACACCGGACATCCGGTGGTGTGCGCGGCCGCGCTGGCCAACCTGGACATCATCGAGGGGGAGCGGCTGGTGGAGCGGGCGGCGGAGGTGGGCGCCTACCTGCAGGAGCGGCTGGCAACGCTGGCGGACCTGCCCATGGTGGGCCAGGTGCGGGGCAAGGGGCTCATCGCCGCGGTGGAGCTGGTGAGGGACAAGGAGACCCGGGAGTCCTTTCCGGTGGAACAGCAGGTGCCGCGGCAGGTCTACGACGAGTGCCTCGCCAACGGCCTGTTGCTGCGGGTGTGCGGCACCCACGCCTTGGCCGTGTGTCCGCCGCTGGTGGTCACGAAGGAACAGATCGACGACATCGTTGCCATCTTGCGGAACGCCATCACCACGGTCGCGAAGGCCGTGCTGCCGTAGCGTATCCGCGTGGGCCGAACGGCCTCGACGCCGCATACCGTCATTGTCCGCCGCATATCATCATTCCCCGCCCCATATCGTCATTCCCGCGGAAGCGGGAATCCATGGGTGGGGAGGGGTTGACACACCCCACAGGGAGGTACCCGTCAATGGTTGAATGCCCCGTTTGCGGAGCAGAATTCGAGCTCGAGGATGACGCGGTGGAGGGCGAGCTGATCACCTGCGCCGACTGCGGCACCGAGCTGGAGGTCACCAGCCTCGATCCGCCGGAGGTGGCCGAGGCGCCCTCGGAAGAGGAAGACTGGGGGGAATGAGCTTGAAGATAGGTCTGCTGCATTCACTGGTCCGGCCCGAGGAGAAGCTCCTGATCAAGGAGTTCCGGAAGCATTCCGGCGTGGAGCTTCAGATGATCGACGACCGCAAGCTGTCGTTCAACCTGGGCAGGGACCGGTTCGACCTGGACGTGGTGCTGGAGCGGTGCATCAACCACTCCCGGGCGCTGCACGGCCTTCGTCTGTTCGAGAGCGCCGGGGTGCGCTGCGTCAACTCTTCGGGTGTGGCCACGGTGTGCGGCGACAAGATACTCACCTCGGTGCACCTGCAGGAGCACGGCGTGCCCCAGCCCGAGGTGCGCATCGCCTTCACCGAGGAATCCACGCTGGAGGCCATCGAGGAGATGGGCTACCCGGTGGTGCTGAAGCCCGCGGTGGGTTCCTGGGGCCGGCTCTTGGCCAAGGTCAACGACCGCGACGCGGCCGAGACGATCCTGGAGCACAAGGCGATTCTGGGCAGCTACCACCACTCCATCTTCTACATCCAGCAGTACGTCGAGAAGACCGGGCGCGATATCCGGAGCTTCGTCATCGGCGACGAGTGCATCGCCGCCATCTACCGCTACAGCGACCACTGGATCACCAACACCGCGCGTGGCGGCCGCGCCGAGAACTGCCCGGTGACGGACGAGCTGGGGGACCTGTCGGTGCGCGCGTGCCGCGCGGCGGGAGGCGGCATCGTCGCCGTGGATCTCTTCGAGACGCCGGACGGCCTGCTGGTCAACGAGGTCAACTACACCATGGAGTTCCGCAACAGCATCGATACCACCGGCGTCAACATCCCCGGACTCGTGGTCGAGCACGTGCTCAGGGTGGGCCGGGAGGAACAGGAACGCAGGGGCGCGGCCTGAGGGGCCTGGCGGACGGGTATGCGGGTCATGGGCATGGATCGGAAAGGAACGCGCGGGCCGTGGCGGACAAGCTGAAGGTCTCCATCGTCGGGGCGTCGGGCTATTCCGGGGGCGAGCTGTTGCGCCTATTGCTGGCACATCCGCGGGTGGAGGTGTGCGAGGCCACCTCCGAGCGCTTCGCCGGCAAGTTCGTGTCCAAGGCCCACCCCAACCTGCGCAAGCGCACCCAACTCAAGTTCTGCAGGATGGACGAGTTGAAGCCGTGCGATCTGTTGTTCCTGTGCCTGCCCCACGGCCGTGCCATGGAGCGCATCGACGCCTTCCGGGCGCTGGCCCCCAGGATCATCGACCTGAGCGCCGACTTCCGGCTCGACGACCCGGGCGAATACGAACGCTGGTACGGCAAGGCGCACGCGCGGCCGGACCTCATGAGCAAGTTCGTGTACGGCGTCCCCGAGCTGCACCGCGAGGAGATACGGGGCGCGAGCCTTGTGACCGGGGCCGGCTGCAATGC from Deltaproteobacteria bacterium includes the following:
- the lysX gene encoding lysine biosynthesis protein LysX gives rise to the protein MKIGLLHSLVRPEEKLLIKEFRKHSGVELQMIDDRKLSFNLGRDRFDLDVVLERCINHSRALHGLRLFESAGVRCVNSSGVATVCGDKILTSVHLQEHGVPQPEVRIAFTEESTLEAIEEMGYPVVLKPAVGSWGRLLAKVNDRDAAETILEHKAILGSYHHSIFYIQQYVEKTGRDIRSFVIGDECIAAIYRYSDHWITNTARGGRAENCPVTDELGDLSVRACRAAGGGIVAVDLFETPDGLLVNEVNYTMEFRNSIDTTGVNIPGLVVEHVLRVGREEQERRGAA
- a CDS encoding aspartate aminotransferase family protein, producing the protein MSEPLDLERTAAMSRADRDHLVHGFVPLSKHQKDGVPVFVRAEGVYFWDSLGKRYIDGLATLWNVHVGHGRKEITRAVAEQMDRLAYAPTLIGPTSEPTVRLASRLTEMAPEGLTRVVFTSGGSETNESMIRLVRSYWKAKGQPNRTQFVTLNQGYHGSSSGAAMLTGIPLFNQQMEPGLPGVHHMARPHCYRCELGKTWPDCRLACADELERLVEREGTDAIAAFVAEPVQGVGGVIVPPEGWLARIREICDRHGILMVCDEVITGYGRTGSLFACAGEGVTPDVLVTAKGITSGYLPLGAMLFREEIFQTLLAKADDAFYHGYTYTGHPVVCAAALANLDIIEGERLVERAAEVGAYLQERLATLADLPMVGQVRGKGLIAAVELVRDKETRESFPVEQQVPRQVYDECLANGLLLRVCGTHALAVCPPLVVTKEQIDDIVAILRNAITTVAKAVLP
- the lysW gene encoding lysine biosynthesis protein LysW: MVECPVCGAEFELEDDAVEGELITCADCGTELEVTSLDPPEVAEAPSEEEDWGE